In Monodelphis domestica isolate mMonDom1 chromosome 4, mMonDom1.pri, whole genome shotgun sequence, one DNA window encodes the following:
- the TPBGL gene encoding trophoblast glycoprotein-like: MVPSPLQPRAPAASRGSGLPGVLGSSPPAPAPTPPGFSQLLLAPPPLLLLLLLLLLLNTPTAPCPFQCYCFGSQETIHCRHIVLQELPRDLPTAAHNLTIVGSNLTVLRAAAFAGEELPTAPGNGSGGGGGWAVRLANLTSLLLNQDNIQVVENGAFWGLPRLATLDLSYNPLSALGAAAFHLLPSLSVLKLNAATSGLGEQLDAALRGLATLRRLELKANELTHLPPSVLELAQLEQLDAQDNALTGLALVELRALGGEIQGTPTAPTARGPRALRLCLANNPLRCDCGARALLTLLNKALWRVPDARSLRCAAPPALQGSPILVLDESKLSCALGPQEKEENEKGQGRGKEEEGETGNEEEGTEGRDEKGQPGTGEELEASYVFFGIVLALIGVVFLMVLYLNRRGIKRWTRNLREACRDQMEGYHYRYEQDADPRRSGTASSSGTL; the protein is encoded by the coding sequence ATGGTCCCGAGCCCTCTGCAGCCCAGGGCTCCGGCTGCCTCCCGGGGCTCGGGGCTGCCAGGAGTCCTGGGTTCTTCTCCGCCGGCGCCGGCTCCTACTCCGCCTGGGTTCTCACAGCTGCTGCTCGCGCCACCACcgctgctcctgctcctgctgcttCTCCTCCTGCTGAACACGCCGACAGCACCGTGCCCCTTCCAGTGCTACTGTTTTGGGAGCCAGGAGACCATACACTGCCGCCACATCGTCCTGCAGGAACTGCCCCGCGACCTGCCCACTGCCGCGCACAACCTCACCATCGTGGGCTCCAATCTGACCGTCCTGCGCGCTGCTGCCTTCGCCGGGGAAGAGCTGCCCACCGCCCCGGGTAatggcagcggcggcggcgggggcTGGGCAGTACGTCTGGCCAACCTCACATCCTTACTGCTCAACCAAGACAACATCCAAGTGGTGGAGAACGGCGCCTTCTGGGGCCTACCCCGCCTAGCCACCCTGGATCTCAGCTACAACCCGTTGAGTGCCCTGGGCGCCGCTGCCTTCCATCTGCTGCCCTCCCTTAGTGTCCTCAAGCTCAATGCCGCCACGAGCGGGCTGGGCGAGCAGCTGGACGCCGCCCTTCGAGGCCTGGCCACCCTGCGCCGCCTTGAATTGAAAGCCAATGAGTTGACCCACCTACCGCCCTCTGTTCTGGAGCTGGCACAACTAGAGCAGCTGGACGCGCAAGACAACGCGCTGACTGGGCTGGCACTGGTTGAACTGCGCGCGCTGGGAGGGGAGATCCAGGGAACCCCAACGGCCCCGACGGCTCGGGGCCCCAGAGCGCTGCGCCTGTGCCTGGCAAACAACCCGCTGCGCTGTGACTGCGGGGCGCGGGCGCTGCTGACCCTGCTCAACAAGGCCCTCTGGCGGGTTCCCGACGCGCGCAGTCTGCGCTGCGCTGCTCCTCCGGCTCTCCAAGGCTCCCCTATCCTGGTCTTGGACGAGTCAAAGCTGAGCTGCGCCTTGGGTCcccaagaaaaggaggagaatgagaaagggcaaggaagggggaaagaagaggagggggaaacGGGGAATgaggaggagggaacagaggGAAGGGATGAGAAAGGGCAGCCGGGGACTGGAGAGGAACTGGAAGCCTCCTACGTCTTTTTCGGCATCGTCCTGGCGCTCATCGGTGTAGTCTTCCTTATGGTCCTCTATCTGAACCGTCGTGGTATCAAGCGCTGGACGCGCAATCTGCGCGAGGCGTGCCGGGACCAGATGGAGGGCTACCACTACCGCTATGAACAGGACGCTGACCCCCGGAGGTCTGGCACGGCCAGCTCGTCTGGTACCCTCTGA